A window of the Electrophorus electricus isolate fEleEle1 chromosome 11, fEleEle1.pri, whole genome shotgun sequence genome harbors these coding sequences:
- the hps1 gene encoding Hermansky-Pudlak syndrome 1 protein isoform X2: MCYIRLRPQDTAQRNRIWKKLRSLLETYSRLREHDQSFLVEAVERLIHPTLCEQCIEFLERKLVQQINSSVERAGEEVLHAFILVHTKLLAFYSSRNASTLASSDLLALIVMLQDICPSSFLDDTTPEELESTSAPDVFYTPEPSPTDQDSGRLSSDSPPVFQFVDPDIQMAEDSLQMLKVPAPDPMTPSRVFLEATLKEGFFPMMPHSMYCLPLWPSITLVLLTKVPNSHVAVSVCGYLEVITKLEKRLSEGLQGAAASRGQPPIHELRNKLDRFIRFLASMDIQTSHLQNVWTEFKNKAFSRSGPGLTRALVPSCRSLRIQLCAVFRQCFVAECVGGSQRLAPTLQERALCMVQEKLMDWKDFLLVKSRRNITMVSYLEEFPGLVHFIYVDRSTGQMIAPSLHMTDHAASELGKGPLAYFIKNKVRDFVATTRRYLQKGYTTVTLRDGDYYFCYFLWFENETGYKLEVIDIPSLPDDSAPIGMLAYNYYSKLLRFYSKNYHSEVVKCFELLTVHLGVIPTEYILQHCSQLARKMWEPSRIPLL; the protein is encoded by the exons ATGTGCTACATCAG ATTGCGTCCTCAAGACACTGCGCAAAGAAACCGCATATGGAAGAAACTGCGGAGTCTCCTTGAGACGTACAGCCGCCTGCGAGAACACGACCAGAGCTTTCTAGTCGAG GCAGTGGAGAGGTTGATCCACCCAACGCTGTGTGAGCAGTGCATAGAGTTTCTGGAGCGGAAGCTGGTGCAGCAGATCAACAGCAGtgtggagagagcaggagaagaggtGCTACATGCCTTCATACTGGTTCACACCAAACTGTTGGCCTTCTACTCCAG CCGTAACGCCAGCACTCTTGCCTCCTCGGACCTGCTTGCACTTATCGTCATGCTGCAGGACATCTGTCCCAGCAGCTTCCTTGATGACACGACCCCAGAG GAGCTGGAGAGTACTTCAGCACCAGATGTTTTCTACACTCCAGAGCCGTCCCCCACTGACCAAGACTCAG GACGACTAAGCAGTGATAGTCCCCCTGTCTTCCAGTTTGTGGATCCTGACATTCAG ATGGCAGAGGACAGTCTGCAGATGCTTAAAGTGCCAGCCCCTGACCCTATGACCCCATCCAGAGTATTCCTGGAAGCAACACTGAAGGAAGGCTTCTTTCCCATGATGCCCCATTCTATGTACTGTTTACCTCTGTGGCCTAGTATTACCCTAGTTCTGTTGACCAAG GTCCCTAACAGTCACGTGGCCGTGTCAGTGTGTGGATATCTGGAGGTCATTACTAAGCTGGAAAAGAGGTTGAGTGAGGGGTTGCAGGGGGCAGCAGCCTCACGGGGTCAACCCCCAATCCATGAGCTCCGCAACAAACTGGACAGGTTCATCCGCTTCCTTGCCAGCATGGATATCCAG ACCTCCCATCTGCAGAACGTCTGGACAGAGTTCAAAAACAAGGCGTTCAGTAGATCAGGACCTGGCCTCACCAGAGC GCTGGTGCCCTCGTGTCGGAGCCTGAGGATTCAGCTGTGTGCCGTGTTCCGGCAGTGTTTTGTAGcggagtgtgtgggtggatcCCAGCGACTGGCTCCTACACTTCAGGAGCGAGCGCTGTGCATGGTGCA AGAGAAGCTGATGGACTGGAAGGACTTTCTGCTGGTGAAGAGCAGGCGAAATATCACCATGGTGTC TTACCTGGAGGAGTTCCCTGGTCTTGTGCATTTCATTTATGTGGACCGCAGTACAGGACAAATGATTGCCCCATCTCTGCACATGACTGACCATGCGGCCTCTGAGCTCGGCAAGGGCCCCCTGGcatactttattaaaaacaag GTGAGGGACTTCGTTGCAACCACACGGCGGTATTTGCAGAAAGGCTACACCACGGTGACTCTGCGTGATGGAGACTATTATTTCTGCTACTTCCTCTGGTTTGAGAATGAGACG GGTTACAAGCTGGAGGTCATAGATATACCCAGTCTTCCTGATGATTCCGCCCCTATAGGAATGCTGGCCTACAATTATTACAG TAAGCTGCTGCGGTTCTACAGTAAGAACTATCACAGTGAGGTGGTGAAGTGCTTCGAGCTACTGACTGTACACCTCGGGGTCATCCCCACCGAATACATCCTGCAGCATTGTAGCCAGCTGGCACGCAAGATGTGGGAGCCCTCCCGGATCCCCCTCTTGTGA
- the st3gal7 gene encoding ST3 beta-galactoside alpha-2,3-sialyltransferase 7 yields MGIFQHLCVEDHEEGSGPLLAEAGSIESSPAASGRPEPREFFLSPKKNLALSLVLLFASYSALLVPAYLPVQHPIWSDGSTDEDVLKHSAAMLARTCNSGWAVARLKKMPGFRSLLEIPVFLQNATGGWDLAPPLGLQGSEEMLAHTLSALPLSGLPFSPDRCRRCIVVGSGGILRGKHLGDHIDKYDIIIRMNNAPVFGFEKDAGSRTTIRLVYPEGAPILNQEYHNTEIIALVVFKRLDLEWLLSVVTNEPLSWWSKLWFWKNVVNEIPLPPGNFRITNPEILNRTWHLLLTYNKQQRKTVPTLGLIGVVLALQLCDEVSLAGFGYDLQQPGARLHYYEALRMDTMMSQVVHDVTTESSLLQELVKARVLHDLTGVL; encoded by the exons ATGGGGATTTTCCAGCACCTGTGTGTGGAGGACCATGAGGAGGGCAGCGGTCCACTGCTAGCAGAAGCAGGCAGCATTGAGAGCTCGCCAGCTGCTTCCGGGAGGCCAGAGCCCAGGGAATTCTTCCTCAGCCC GAAGAAGAACCTTGCTCTGAGCCTGGTCCTGCTCTTTGCTTCTTATTCAGCACTTTTGGTTCCTGCATATCTGCCTGTTCAGCACCCCATCTGGAGTGATGGCTCTACAGACGAG GATGTGTTGAAGCACTCTGCCGCCATGCTGGCCCGGACATGCAACAGCGGCTGGGCGGTGGCTAGGCTGAAGAAGATGCCTGGTTTTCGCAGCCTGTTGGAAATCCCTGTGTTCCTGCAAAATGCAACAGGAGGTTGGGACCTGGCCCCTCCACTCGGCCTCCAGGGCAGTGAAGAAATGCTTGCCCACACCCTTAGTGCTCTGCCCCTCTCCGGGCTGCCTTTTTCCCCAGACAGATGCAGGAGGTGCATTGTGGTTGGGAGCGGTGGAATATTACGTGGTAAACATCTTGGAGACCATATTGATAAATATGACATCATCATCAG GATGAACAATGCTCCAGTATTTGGGTTTGAAAAAGATGCCGGCTCAAGAACCACCATTCGACTGGTGTATCCAGAAGGAGCGCCCATCCTTAATCAGGAATACCACAACACTGAAATAATAGCTTTAGTGGTGTTCAAGAGGCTGGATTTAGAGTGGCTTCTCTCTGTTGTGACAAATGAGCCTTTG aGTTGGTGGTCTAAACTGTGGTTCTGGAAGAATGTGGTGAATGAGATTCCACTTCCTCCAGGAAACTTTCGCATCACGAACCCTGAAATACTAAATAGGACATGGCATCTGCTCCTAACTTACAACAAACAACAGAGGAAG ACGGTGCCAACCCTAGGGCTCATCGGCGTGGTCCTGGCCCTGCAGCTGTGCGATGAGGTGAGTCTGGCAGGTTTCGGCTATGACCTCCAACAGCCTGGAGCCCGTCTGCACTACTACGAGGCTCTCCGCATGGACACAATGATGAGTCAAGTGGTGCATGATGTCACCACCGAGAGCAGCTTACTGCAGGAGCTAGTTAAGGCTAGGGTCTTGCATGACCTCACAGGTGTGCTCTGA
- the hps1 gene encoding Hermansky-Pudlak syndrome 1 protein isoform X1, protein MKCLLVATESAEVLFYWTDTEFELNIQEQYGGSQEEGGRLPAFEDSINTLFAPIIISCSSMVDRLGDSYTSFITENNHIYVLHQFEECLYIAVNGDGEESEEDLKRKIYVMNKLTKILFGMVTLSPLLRKELRPQDTAQRNRIWKKLRSLLETYSRLREHDQSFLVEAVERLIHPTLCEQCIEFLERKLVQQINSSVERAGEEVLHAFILVHTKLLAFYSSRNASTLASSDLLALIVMLQDICPSSFLDDTTPEELESTSAPDVFYTPEPSPTDQDSGRLSSDSPPVFQFVDPDIQMAEDSLQMLKVPAPDPMTPSRVFLEATLKEGFFPMMPHSMYCLPLWPSITLVLLTKVPNSHVAVSVCGYLEVITKLEKRLSEGLQGAAASRGQPPIHELRNKLDRFIRFLASMDIQTSHLQNVWTEFKNKAFSRSGPGLTRALVPSCRSLRIQLCAVFRQCFVAECVGGSQRLAPTLQERALCMVQEKLMDWKDFLLVKSRRNITMVSYLEEFPGLVHFIYVDRSTGQMIAPSLHMTDHAASELGKGPLAYFIKNKVRDFVATTRRYLQKGYTTVTLRDGDYYFCYFLWFENETGYKLEVIDIPSLPDDSAPIGMLAYNYYSKLLRFYSKNYHSEVVKCFELLTVHLGVIPTEYILQHCSQLARKMWEPSRIPLL, encoded by the exons atgAAGTGTCTTCTAGTGGCCACCGAGAGTGCAGAAGTCCTATTCTACTGGACTGACACTGAGTTTGAGCTGAATATTCAGGAACAATATGGGGGTTCTCAAGAGGAGGGGGGAAGA CTGCcagcatttgaagacagcatCAACACATTGTTTGCTCCAATCATCATCTCCTGCAGTTCCATGGTTGACAGACTAGGGGACAGCTACACCTCTTTCATCACGGAGAACAATCATATCTATGTGCTACATCAG TTTGAAGAATGCCTGTACATTGCTGTGAATGGGGAtggggaggagagtgaggaggacCTAAAGAGGAAAATCTATGTGATGAATAAGCTTACTAAGATCTTGTTTGGGATGGTGACCCTCAGCCCTCTGTTAAGGAAAGA ATTGCGTCCTCAAGACACTGCGCAAAGAAACCGCATATGGAAGAAACTGCGGAGTCTCCTTGAGACGTACAGCCGCCTGCGAGAACACGACCAGAGCTTTCTAGTCGAG GCAGTGGAGAGGTTGATCCACCCAACGCTGTGTGAGCAGTGCATAGAGTTTCTGGAGCGGAAGCTGGTGCAGCAGATCAACAGCAGtgtggagagagcaggagaagaggtGCTACATGCCTTCATACTGGTTCACACCAAACTGTTGGCCTTCTACTCCAG CCGTAACGCCAGCACTCTTGCCTCCTCGGACCTGCTTGCACTTATCGTCATGCTGCAGGACATCTGTCCCAGCAGCTTCCTTGATGACACGACCCCAGAG GAGCTGGAGAGTACTTCAGCACCAGATGTTTTCTACACTCCAGAGCCGTCCCCCACTGACCAAGACTCAG GACGACTAAGCAGTGATAGTCCCCCTGTCTTCCAGTTTGTGGATCCTGACATTCAG ATGGCAGAGGACAGTCTGCAGATGCTTAAAGTGCCAGCCCCTGACCCTATGACCCCATCCAGAGTATTCCTGGAAGCAACACTGAAGGAAGGCTTCTTTCCCATGATGCCCCATTCTATGTACTGTTTACCTCTGTGGCCTAGTATTACCCTAGTTCTGTTGACCAAG GTCCCTAACAGTCACGTGGCCGTGTCAGTGTGTGGATATCTGGAGGTCATTACTAAGCTGGAAAAGAGGTTGAGTGAGGGGTTGCAGGGGGCAGCAGCCTCACGGGGTCAACCCCCAATCCATGAGCTCCGCAACAAACTGGACAGGTTCATCCGCTTCCTTGCCAGCATGGATATCCAG ACCTCCCATCTGCAGAACGTCTGGACAGAGTTCAAAAACAAGGCGTTCAGTAGATCAGGACCTGGCCTCACCAGAGC GCTGGTGCCCTCGTGTCGGAGCCTGAGGATTCAGCTGTGTGCCGTGTTCCGGCAGTGTTTTGTAGcggagtgtgtgggtggatcCCAGCGACTGGCTCCTACACTTCAGGAGCGAGCGCTGTGCATGGTGCA AGAGAAGCTGATGGACTGGAAGGACTTTCTGCTGGTGAAGAGCAGGCGAAATATCACCATGGTGTC TTACCTGGAGGAGTTCCCTGGTCTTGTGCATTTCATTTATGTGGACCGCAGTACAGGACAAATGATTGCCCCATCTCTGCACATGACTGACCATGCGGCCTCTGAGCTCGGCAAGGGCCCCCTGGcatactttattaaaaacaag GTGAGGGACTTCGTTGCAACCACACGGCGGTATTTGCAGAAAGGCTACACCACGGTGACTCTGCGTGATGGAGACTATTATTTCTGCTACTTCCTCTGGTTTGAGAATGAGACG GGTTACAAGCTGGAGGTCATAGATATACCCAGTCTTCCTGATGATTCCGCCCCTATAGGAATGCTGGCCTACAATTATTACAG TAAGCTGCTGCGGTTCTACAGTAAGAACTATCACAGTGAGGTGGTGAAGTGCTTCGAGCTACTGACTGTACACCTCGGGGTCATCCCCACCGAATACATCCTGCAGCATTGTAGCCAGCTGGCACGCAAGATGTGGGAGCCCTCCCGGATCCCCCTCTTGTGA